ATTCTGACAAGATACAGTGAATATTTTGAAGTACAAAATGTATAAGCAAGTTCACTATAGTATTGAACAGCCCATTGTTTCGTTAATTTggggaataagcgaaacggcttatttgtaaataaaaaataatttataaataaaatttttatatcgtgttcttagcgatttaaaaataaaggttgaaaaataaacttcgatgaaaaaaatctcaaaattaactctaaatttaaattttagccgataagtataagcataatcTGCTCCTGCTTGGGAGGATCATGATGTACTACTTTGATTGCGTCAATTTTACTCCTTCCGCTTGAGCAAACGGCGATGATAAATTTATTTCACAGCCCTCGCAGCCATGCATCAACACGTAATTAAGTACTAGTTGACAGTGAAAGAAAACGTAGTTAATTGCGTCGACATACTGTAGAACTGTCAGCTCCTATATAAGTAGAACCACCCACCCCCATTAAGTTATCCACTGTCTTATTCTGTCCACGTCATTAAACAAAGCCACAAAAAGGCCTTCGCGGCCTCTTGCATTTCTGCAGGTCGCGGAGCGGGTGCACCGAAATTTCCCGTCTCGCGTCGCGAACTAACTTAAATATAACCATCACTTGCTAATACTTTATCCAATTATCTAGTAGTTCTTGCGTTCTCTCGTGAGAATCTCATCGCGTGATGATTTCGGGCAGTGGACCGGTGTCGCGCATGTGCGCGTTAATAACCATTTGATAGCCACGAATCAATTAGAacatgtacaatagcaggctataaaccagctataaccacatatcgagaagaaaagagaagagagaagaaagcggactatagatttatagccggctgcaacacggactccaatacGTTATGAGTATATAAGAGATAGGACCGAAtattaatgatgtagtatatttttatagataactattatataaatgggctattagattgactataaatgatttggagcccagttggctatactattgaacttgctcttaacAAGTACTACAACTGCAGCGTTTGAACCGATCTCGCCTCGCTCTAATAACACTTCATCTTCCGAGTTCCGATTGTCCGGGGTTGGTGAGTTGGTCTGTTGGTGgccggggcgcgggcgcgcttaCCTGTTCTCCCTCGCGTGGAGCTCTTTGACTACGCCCGCCAGCTGCGCGTGTGTATAACCTTGCTTGCTTGCCTCTCACAGCCGAAGTCGCAGGCGCAGTCAGGAGCTATCGGGAAAACGGGATTTCCCCCAGCTTTCCAAGGTTCGCGGGTCAATCTCGCAGTGATactccggcggcggcaatggacgCCGGCGAAATCATCGTGGCCCAGCCATCGCCGCGGCTGTATAAGGTATGTGAAACTTCATGAgcgagctcgccgtcgaccCAAGCTTAGGGAGATATAGGGATTGATATTATCGGTGCAGCAGTGCGTGATTAGTTGTTTAGTTTAGCTTGCTTCTTAATTTGAGGGCTTTCATTTGGAGTTTATAATCTGATTGTTTGGATTGCTTTTGTGCAGAGTTTGACTTTCCGGAGGATCGCGACGAAGGAAAGGACCATTCCCCAGGATGAAGAGATGAAGGTAAGCACCTCTTGATCACGTTTGAACTCGTCCTCTGTTGTTAATTAGTCATTAACTTGCGTAGTTGTAGTCCGTAGTAATAGAAAAACTTGGCGGGCGGGGTGCGATGTGTGATGATCTGCTGCAAGAACTGAGAAATTTTTGCGTCAAAAAGGAACTGAGAAATTTTTGGATAATGGATCACATAACTCGTCTTCTAAACTCTAATAAATGGATGTATACGACCATTTTGTGCATTCGTTTTAGTAAAAAAAGCAGCTACACattgttttcttgtttttgcTAGTACTTTAATATAGTATACATGCTATATTGTTGGTTTATTACGGATTCCATTTTTCAGGTGTCCTATGGTAATAATTTTCgcaagtgtttttttttgaattcaTCACTGCAGACAACAAGAAATATGATTTAATGGTCAAATTGATTACCCTGCAAATTGTGTTGTGACAATAAAATGATATTCTCAATTTCAAGAGGCCAGCATGCAATTTCTACTATCATAAAATAGTGAAATTAATTGACCGTATCAAGAACTGTACACAACTGTTAGGTTTTTCAAGTTATTGTACTAGACCGTATCCACCTGCCAGATTTTTGTTCTAAAAgcgtaatttattttatattaagcTATTATCAATATCTCGATGCAAATGTGTgttcttttttattaaaagattCTTTCACTAGGGAAAAACGTCCGGCCAATCAATTTGTCCCAGCATAGTCGCCCTATGGGCTATTTTTATAGGCCTTAGGCAGCCGTACGccctgttgaaaaaaaaaaagactcccAGCTCAAACCCAGCCCAAAACATCTGTTAATTTGGTTTTACATGTAAAATCATTGGGAGCCCGTAGATTCAGAAACAAAGGTCTCAAATtggatatttttcttaatttttatattatttcatattatttctaaaagattaaaaaataaattacagttTTAAAGTTTTGCAAAAATTTACTCCTCCCGCCCTACCGTAGAGCGATATATGTGACATGGCAATCCAGGGAGGGGGTGCCGTGGCAATTTTGCATAAATCGCCCTCCCCTAGGACGATTTATTCTTGAGAAGGAGCCATCTATAAAATTGTCATGACGCAAAATTTAGTGATGCATCGGGTGCGTTATGGCAATTTTACAAGGCTCCCACCCGAGGAGAAATCGCCTTCCTGTAAAGTGATTTATCTTTCAAGGGGGCCACCTACAAATTGTCACGGTATACCTCCCACGGGGTGCCATGCCACATAGATTGTCCTATTGTAAGGTGATTTATAAGTCCACTTTTCGAtatgtaaaattttaaaatgataatttattttttaattttttttaaaaaaataaacaaatcctCAAATTGTGCAATCTTTTGAGGCCTTATTTCGTtgcaaactttttcttcaaacttctaacttttctatcacatcaaaacttttttacacacgtaaactttcaacttttctatcacattgttttaattttaaccaaactttcaattttaacgtaaaCTAGACACATCCTGACTTCGTTCGCAGATTCGCAGCCCGAGGTTCCAGGACGAAAGCCTCACTGCGCCATTTATACTAGACAAGAAAGCGAGGAGCAAAGCGCCAACAGTGGTCCTAGGATTCGAGTGCTTGGAGAGCACAGCATTTAACGGCATTGCCACGAACCTGGTGGTGTACCTGGAGACTCTCCTGCACGGCAGCAATCTCGCGAGCGCGTCCAATGTCACGACGTGGTTCGGGACGAGCTACCTCACCCCGGTGTTCGGCGCCATCATCGCCGACACGTTCTGGGGCAACTACAACACCATCCTCGTCTCCCTCGTCTTCTATCTCCTTGTAAGCATCAATGCATTTTGCAAGATAGTATGTTGAAATCCATATGTCCAATGTGCTTAATTAACTTTGCAATCCATCGTCTGTGTGCAGGGTATGATGCTGGTCACCTTCTCGGCGTTCCTGCCGACCACCGCGCTGTGCACCGTGGTGGGCTCGTCGTGCCAGCAGCCACTTCTTGGCGCGCAGACCATCGCCTTCCTCGGGCTCTACCTCGTGGCGTTCGGAAGCGGCGGTGTGCGCGCGGCGCTGCTGCCGTTCGGCGCGGACCAGTTCGACGATGACAACACGGCCGACCGCGAGCGCAAGATGTCCTTCTTCAGCTGGTTCTACATCTGCGTCGACTTCGGGATGATCGTGTCGGGCCTTTTCATCGTGTGGATCCAGCAGAACGTTAGCTGGGGACTTGGCTTCGGCATCGCCACGGCCTGCATCGCGCTCGCCTTCGGCGGCTTCGTGCTCGCCACGCCCATGTACAAGCGCCGCATGCCCACAGGCACGCCGATCAAGAGCCTCGCGCAGGTCGTGGTTGCCGCGTGCCGGAAGGCAAGACTCCGTGTCCCCGCGGACACTACTCTTCTCTACGAAGTCCATGACAAGATCAACCAGTCGAAGATAGCGCACACCGACCAGTTCGGCTTTCTTGACAAGGCCGCGGTGGTCATGGAGTCCGACTTGGAAGAGGAATCGAACGACGTCGCGGCGGATGCCTCGTGGAGGATCTGCACGGTGACGCAGGTCGAGGAGCTCAAGATCCTGCTGCGGCTATTGCCGATATGGGCGACGAGTATCGTGCTTTCGGCGGCGTACGCGCAGCTGAACACGACGTTCGTGCAGCAGGGCGCCGCGATGAACATGCGGATCATGTCGTTCACCATCCCGCCCGCGTCGATGGTGTCCTTCGAGGTGCTCTGCGTCCTGGCATGGGTTCTCATGTACAGCTCCGTGATCGTGCCCATGCTCAACAGCTTATCCCTGGCCAACGGCGAGCCGTCGCAGCTGCAGCGGATGGGCGCGGGGCGGCTGCTCATGGCGTTCGCGATGGCCGTCGCGGCGCTGGTGGAGATGATGCGGCTGGacgcggcggggcgcggcgagTCCCTGAGCATCGCGTGGCAGATGCCGCAGTACTTCGCGCTGGCCGGCGCGGAGGTGTTCTGCTACATCGCGCAGCTGGAGTTCTTCTACAGCGAGGCGCCGGAGTCCATGAAGAGCATGTGCACGTCCCTGGCGCTGCTCACCGTGGCGCTGGGAAGCTACATGAGCTCATTCATCTACGCCGTCGTGAACGCGTTCACCGCCGTGGACGGGCGGCCCGGGTGGATATCGGACAACCTCAACGAAGGACACATGGACTACTTCTTCTGGGTCATGGCGGCGCTGTGCACGCTCAACTTCGTCGTGTACAGCGCGTTCGCCCGGACCTACAGGGTGAAGCTGGTCGTGTCGTGATTGTTCGTTACTCCCTTACCATGATCAGGTTACACGCAATCGTGGTCGTATTGTGTTACAGAAGAATCTTGTACTCCTAGCTAGCAATAGCGACAGCCGACAGTATGTGTAAagttcaaggaaaaaaaacaaggttTGATGGGCTGACAGCCCAGCAGCTTCCTTTATGGGCCGTGTGCTTGCCACCGGGGCTGATCGGTCCAAAAGGCTACTCCAATAAAAGGAAAACGTCCACTTTGATTCGTAACGTTTAAACCCAAAATCGGGTATAAGGACTCtctcaactattaaaatcgATTAAAAATAGCCCCTACAATAATACTATTAAGGATGGTatttgctgatgtggcatgctaaCCATAATCAAAACCACGAGTTAGTAAGAAAATTGGGAATATTACATGGAGTCGACATGTCATTCTCACTATTCTTTCCCTTTttatttccctccctctctgctcccatatctctctctcctccctctttcccgtCGGCAGTAGAGAGGACAGGAGCGATGGCAGGTGCTCGAGGATGGTGGCAGTAACCACCAGCATTGGTAGCCATAGGTGTCAGAGAGGTGGATGGGGAACAGGCGACGGCTGAAGAAACAGGCAGCCCAATCTCACCTGATATGCCCACACCGCTCCTGGCCCATAATCCCCATAATCATTATGGTCACAACGATAGCTGAACCCCGTCCATGAGAAGTTCACCTGCCCATCCATGGAAAGAAAGGAAGCAACGGTGGTGGTCGGAAGGTCTCTTTGAGCTCAAGCTCATCTCCTTGTCCCCATCGTCGGTGAGGCCCTTCAAGCTCTGGGATCCGGCAACAAAAGAAACCAAGCTACTCTGGCTCTGAATGGCACTCGATGGTAAAGTTCCTGACTAGTCACGCATCCAGAGCTCAGACAAGCCCATGCAGTAGTCTTCCGATAGAAGTGCATAGGGTGGCCAAATCCATCACGTCCTAGATCAAGGAGGCACCAACTATGGGGACCGAGGCAGTTCGACCATGCTTTGCATGGGTCTCTGCCGCCGGCACCTACCCATAGCCCAACGTCCTCCTCCCTGAAGCCACCCACGTCGCTTTCTTCATCATCTTCCCCTCTCTATTGCGGTTTGCGACAAGGCCCACGAGCAAGAATGGGATTgagcgagggtggcgacggtaACCTGAGGCCTGGCGGAGTGCGACGATGCCAACATTGTCGAAGGGGAGGCAAAGCGGCAGCGTGGAGCAGAGCGAAGGACGCCCTTCGCGAACTCGATTGTTGAATCAATTGAAGAAGGGATTGGGCTTCTGCGAGCGTGGGGTTACGTCGTTGTCGTGGAGGGCAGCAAGTTGTGGACATGGATGCGCCTGGTGCTACCAATGCCGGAGAAGGAGACGGTGTACCGGCTTGTGAGGGGAGGGCAACAGTAGGGCGATGACCGCGATAGCAACCCAACATGGCCGGAAAGCCAtgctagggtttttttttctcttcctcctaCCATGCCTCCACTTTCGCTCCGCTCTGCTCCTAGCCCACCATCTCCCTACCCCCAATCGAGCTCGTCGATGTGGGCCCTGCATGCTGACTCAACCAGTTGGATCAGATCAACGAGCTATGTCAGTGCAAATGTTGAAGGAGACAAATTATAACGGTTTCAATAGCTAGAGGGTTAAAATATCTTAAATTGGGTTTGAGGGAAACAATTTTGATTGGATATAGTAGTATATTTTGAGGGAGTcacagtgaacttattccccaatAAAATATGTAAAGATTCCTTGAAAAATCCGGCACGAGATCGAGAGGCCCATTACCATATGGACCACATGGCCCCGCAACGTTCGAATTGAGAAGACAAATCGGCCGCAAAGCCTCGACTGCCTAACGGTCAAATGCCTCCTCGAATTCAAAACCACCCCCGCTCCGCCTTTATATCCGACTCCCACGCTCCCTTCCCCCATTTTCCCCATCGCTCCAGCTCCTTCCACAAGTTCCACTGCAATTCTGCAAACGAACCAGCTCAAATCGAAGCTCGAAACAGGGAGAGCCAGAGAAGCGCGCGTCCGCGACGGCGAGTACGCAGGCATGGACTTCCACGCGCTCCCCCGCCGCGACCTGCAGGCGCTGTGCAAGCGCAACGGCGTCCGCGCCAACATGACCAACGCCGCCATGGCCGATGCCCTCGCCAAGCTCGCCACGGTAAGCCCCGTCAACTGTTCGACCGGCCGTCGCTTCAGTCGCCCATTGCCGTCCTGGATTTTGTTTGGTGCGGGATGCTCATGTGCTACCTCGCCGGGCCCTTCGCGTTCCAGGTTGATGGGATCGAGGAGTTCGTCAAGCAGGCAGTCGCCctgccaccggcgccggcgaccaagCCGGCGGTtaaggcggtggcggaggaggatccgcgcgagaagaaggggagcccgctcccgcgcggccgccgcgtcaCGGTCAGCTCGCCGGAGGTGGTCAACctggacgacagcgacgaggaGGCTCCGGGGCAGAGTAAGGACGCCCCTCTCCCCCGTGGCCGCCGCGGCACGGTCAGGTCGTCGAAGCTCATCAGGccggacgacggcgaggaggagggcaaggaggacgaaaatcggggcgAGAACGCGCCTGTGCATGGCGAGGGGCGGCGCGGTGCCAGCAGGCGCGCCCGGGCCGAGCCCGTGGTCGCTCCAACTACGAGGAGAAGGGCCGCTCCCACTAGTAAGATCGAGACAGGTGATGTGGCTGTGGAAGCGCCACCGGCTCCGACCACTCGCCGGAGGCCGCAGACTAGTACGGAGGCTGCACCGGCACCAACCACTCGCCGGAGGGCCCAGAGTACTGTAGCAGCATCTGCAGAGGAGAAGGTGCCGAGGGGTAGACGGACGACGAGGAGAGCAGCGGCGAAGAAGCCCGATATGCTGGAGGAAGAAACCAGAGAACCTCTTGCGCCTGAGCAAAATAGCGCACACGAGGAGCCAGTGCAGGAAGAGCAAGGTGAAATCTCAATTCTATCAACCATTTCGCTCGAAACTTGTAATAGATCCATTTCATTATTATGTAGTTTTGAGGTCTGAATTTAGTGTGCATGTTGTTCAATTGGGGAAATTCAGGAATTGAAGTGGAGGTGCCTGCAGAAACTGTCGAGGCAGTAGCTCAGGAATGCTTGCCTGACCCTGATGCAGTAGTTGAAGAGAAGCCGGTGCAGGAAGAGGAAGGTGAGATCTCCGTTCTGTTAACGATTTCACTAGCTCCATTTCATTCTTCTTTAGTTGGGAGGTCTGACTTGAGTGTGCCTGTTCGATTGGTAAATTCAGGGATAGAAGTGGAAGCACCTGCAGAAACTGTCGAGGCAGTAGCTCAGGAATGCTCACCTGATGCAGTTGTAGAAGATGAGCAGGCAGCTGTCGAAGCTGAACAGACTATCAGCCAGGATGATTCGCCCATTTTTGGCATCGTGACTGGGACAATTGTTGGAGCGAGTGAGGAAGCCCCTGTGTGCAACAGTGAGTGTCCCAAGAACATGGCGACTGAAGAGAGTTCCGACACAGTTAGTGAAGAGAAGGAAGCCGTGCCTGCTGATGAGGTGCCGCTGGTTACGGTGACATGCGGCGAA
This window of the Oryza sativa Japonica Group chromosome 4, ASM3414082v1 genome carries:
- the LOC4336854 gene encoding protein NRT1/ PTR FAMILY 8.3; the encoded protein is MDAGEIIVAQPSPRLYKSLTFRRIATKERTIPQDEEMKIRSPRFQDESLTAPFILDKKARSKAPTVVLGFECLESTAFNGIATNLVVYLETLLHGSNLASASNVTTWFGTSYLTPVFGAIIADTFWGNYNTILVSLVFYLLGMMLVTFSAFLPTTALCTVVGSSCQQPLLGAQTIAFLGLYLVAFGSGGVRAALLPFGADQFDDDNTADRERKMSFFSWFYICVDFGMIVSGLFIVWIQQNVSWGLGFGIATACIALAFGGFVLATPMYKRRMPTGTPIKSLAQVVVAACRKARLRVPADTTLLYEVHDKINQSKIAHTDQFGFLDKAAVVMESDLEEESNDVAADASWRICTVTQVEELKILLRLLPIWATSIVLSAAYAQLNTTFVQQGAAMNMRIMSFTIPPASMVSFEVLCVLAWVLMYSSVIVPMLNSLSLANGEPSQLQRMGAGRLLMAFAMAVAALVEMMRLDAAGRGESLSIAWQMPQYFALAGAEVFCYIAQLEFFYSEAPESMKSMCTSLALLTVALGSYMSSFIYAVVNAFTAVDGRPGWISDNLNEGHMDYFFWVMAALCTLNFVVYSAFARTYRVKLVVS
- the LOC9271520 gene encoding uncharacterized protein; translation: MDFHALPRRDLQALCKRNGVRANMTNAAMADALAKLATVDGIEEFVKQAVALPPAPATKPAVKAVAEEDPREKKGSPLPRGRRVTVSSPEVVNLDDSDEEAPGQSKDAPLPRGRRGTVRSSKLIRPDDGEEEGKEDENRGENAPVHGEGRRGASRRARAEPVVAPTTRRRAAPTSKIETGDVAVEAPPAPTTRRRPQTSTEAAPAPTTRRRAQSTVAASAEEKVPRGRRTTRRAAAKKPDMLEEETREPLAPEQNSAHEEPVQEEQGIEVEVPAETVEAVAQECLPDPDAVVEEKPVQEEEGIEVEAPAETVEAVAQECSPDAVVEDEQAAVEAEQTISQDDSPIFGIVTGTIVGASEEAPVCNSECPKNMATEESSDTVSEEKEAVPADEVPLVTVTCGEATRDAELPTNIGNAKEEDDDEMEAAHEAGFAVEVDGSETVDELIGTLTEHADNAIQLNFSAELSCADEEAGVFATDDLQQSSATVKTMVADSEANEEEDALEAENEVGFAVEEKEVRTGDEPHETLSNDADGAIQLGEDALEAANEAGCAVEEKGVETVDEPHDTETNAAENAQEEGVVASEDLLQISETEQDEFNSDICHAVEHNERDNVESVSSEREDVSMENAFTGDLTLKFDGPGDLGDRNTSLLEEGARTLPLSTETPNNVTDAVVTAAEEMVSETMGVSNKKSTELAAMEDGNEVKVVEKQKEDPVELVKLSLRTLRAKLKEQLTKHKRKEAKRVALGRLDENVC